ttatataaagaatacttaattatataaggttaaaatctgaaaattgaaaatttgttttataaaagataatatatactTCTTGTGAAATTTTACTATACTTATATGTTATTAAGTTTAAGGgggtatatttataatatatatataccttttttcaaaaactatatatatacgtatatatatacatgttcttttttttgctaaagtatatatatattcatatatttagGTATGCCAGCAAAACAACACTCCAAAATTGACATTTGgggatatataaaataaaatatattgtatttaagaatactatatatatatatatagatatatatacttgtaaatttatatagaatacaaattaatcaacaaaaaaaaattaaagcactTAAGACATAGAATCATTattcttttgtcttctttttttttccaaacgaGTGTGATTTAATGCTTTTTGAACAGATAATTAGCTAATATGTACATTGCATATATAGAATGGTTATATTGTGGTAGAACAGAAATCAAAAGGTGGCTGTCATACTTGAACTCTAGGCAGCGCTACCATTGCATGTTATGTCCGCCATGAAAAAACGGAAGCAATGCGTTTCCAAGGAAGAGACTCGTATCATATCTTCGATTACCTCAACGAAAGCATCAGGAGAAAACTATGGTCAGATCCCAATGGATGTAATCCTTAAAATACTTTCGAGAGTGCCAGCCAAATCCATAGCGAGGTTCCGTTGTGTGTCTAAAGACTGGAGTGTCACTCTCTGCCGTCCATATTTCACGGATCTGTTTCTGAAGATGTCTTCTCTTAGTCCTGGTCTCCTTTTCACTTTCCATGCAGAGGGTAAGTGGTCATTTTTCTCCTTACCTGAGTCTATGCTGATTTCAGACCAGAAGTCATCTCGTGTAGTGGATAGTCTTAGTCATGTTCCTATAGATTATCCCATTAGAGTTTGTGTCCCTGTCGGTGGGTTGTTGTGTACTAAAGATGAGTGGGATTTAAGCGGAAAGAAAGATGCTAGGATGATGATATGTAACCCTAGCACAGGAGGATTCAAACTTTTACCCAAAGTGAAAACGAGGAGGCGTAGGGTTTTAACATATTTAGGGTATGACCCAGTAGAAAAAGTATACAAGGTACTGTGCATGACATCTTGTGAAAGGCCGTATAGTCAAAAAACTGAACAACATCAGGTTCTCACATTAGGAACAGGAAAAATGAATTGGAGAATGATTGAGTGTTCAGTATCTCATTATCCTCAATGTCATCATAATGAGACATGCATAGACggagttttatattatttagctGTGGGAAGTGGGTGCTGGAAAACTTCTATGATAGTTTGTTTTGACATAAGGTCCGAGAAGTTAAAGTTTATTGTTGATGAAGCTTTCAAGGATATAAAGTCTCCTTCAACTCTGATAAACTACAAGGGAAAATTAGGTATAATCTATCCTAATGCACCAGGTCTTATGGATGGAAAATCTAGTGGTTTCGCTTTGTGGGTCATAGATGATATGGAGAAACATATATGGTGCAAGAATATTGTCATGTTTCCGTCTCTATGGTGGAATCTAGTTGCTGGGACTAGGGTACGT
This genomic interval from Brassica napus cultivar Da-Ae chromosome A6, Da-Ae, whole genome shotgun sequence contains the following:
- the LOC106350100 gene encoding F-box protein At3g49450-like; translation: MKKRKQCVSKEETRIISSITSTKASGENYGQIPMDVILKILSRVPAKSIARFRCVSKDWSVTLCRPYFTDLFLKMSSLSPGLLFTFHAEGKWSFFSLPESMLISDQKSSRVVDSLSHVPIDYPIRVCVPVGGLLCTKDEWDLSGKKDARMMICNPSTGGFKLLPKVKTRRRRVLTYLGYDPVEKVYKVLCMTSCERPYSQKTEQHQVLTLGTGKMNWRMIECSVSHYPQCHHNETCIDGVLYYLAVGSGCWKTSMIVCFDIRSEKLKFIVDEAFKDIKSPSTLINYKGKLGIIYPNAPGLMDGKSSGFALWVIDDMEKHIWCKNIVMFPSLWWNLVAGTRVRIIGTTGNGEILFSPCVVSIPFYIFCYNMETNAIRRVEIKGFGPVMGQKIYTFSNHMENLKLVP